The following are from one region of the Nicotiana tabacum cultivar K326 chromosome 3, ASM71507v2, whole genome shotgun sequence genome:
- the LOC107828431 gene encoding external alternative NAD(P)H-ubiquinone oxidoreductase B2, mitochondrial-like, which translates to MQRVTVIERFSKTFRDNPSLSKLLIVFTVSGGGLVAYSEAAKSYENPNAGELVEANNRKKKVVVLGTGWAGTSFLKNLKDPSYDVQVISPRNYFAFTPLLPSVTCGTVESRSVVEPIRNIIRKKHVDAYYWEAECVKIDPENKKVYCRSNLDTNGNGKEEFAVDYDYLVISVGARVNTFNIPGVEENTFFLKEVEDAQKIRRTVIDCFEKASLPTLSDEERKRLLHFVIVGGGPTGVEFAAQLHDFVNEDIVRLYPKVKDLVKITLLEATDHILNMFDKRITAFAEEKFQRDGIDVKTGSMVVKVGDKEISTKDVKRGDITSMPYGMAVWSTGIGTRPVIMEFMKHIGQGNRRVLATDEWLRVEGQDNVYALGDCATINQRKVMEDIAAIFHKADKDNSGTLTIKEFQEVLKDICERYPQVELYLKSKKMSTLADLLKESKGDGVKESVEVNIEEFKSALSQVDSEMKNLPATAQVASQQGVYLAKCFNRMEECEKNPEGPLRFRGEGRHRFHPFRYRHLGQFAPLGGEQTAAQLPGDWVSIGHSTQWLWYSVYASKQVSWRTRALVVSDWVRRYIFGRDSSQI; encoded by the exons ATGCAGAGAGTAACAGTGATCGAGAGATTTTCGAAAACTTTCCGTGATAATCCTTCGCTTTCTAAGCTGCTCATTGTTTTCACCGTCAG TGGTGGAGGTCTTGTTGCATACTCTGAGGCAGCAAAATCATATGAGAATCCTAATGCTGGAGAGTTGGTTGAGGCCAACAACAGAAAAAAGAAAGTAGTTGTCCTTGGAACTGGCTGGGCAGGAACCAGTTTCTTGAAGAATTTGAAGGATCCTTCATATGATGTCCAAGTGATATCTCCAAGAAATTACTTCGCATTCACCCCTTTGCTGCCAAGTGTTACGTGTGGCACAGTGGAGAGTCGCAGCGTTGTTGAACCAATCCGCAACATTATCAGAAAG AAACATGTAGATGCCTACTACTGGGAAGCTGAATGTGTCAAAATTGatccagaaaacaagaaagtATATTGTCGATCAAATCTAGACACCAATGGGAATGGGAAGGAAGAGTTTGCTGTCGATTATGACTATCTTGTGATTTCCGTTGGAGCCCGTGTAAACACATTTAACATTCCTGGTGTTGAAGAGAACACCTTTTTCTTGAAG GAAGTAGAAGATGCTCAAAAGATCCGTAGAACTGTTATTGACTGTTTTGAAAAAGCAAGTCTGCCGACCCTCAGTGATGAGGAGAGAAAGAGACTGCTTCACTTTGTTATTGTTGGTGGTGGACCAACTGGTGTGGAGTTTGCGGCACAGCTTCACGACTTTGTCAATGAAGATATAGTTAGACTATATCCTAAAGTCAAAGATTTGGTGAAGATAACACTTCTTGAGGCAACAGATCATATTCTGAACAT GTTTGACAAGCGCATTACCGCTTTTGCTGAAGAAAAATTCCAGAGAGATGGTATTGATGTAAAAACAGGATCAATGGTTGTGAAGGTAGGAGATAAAGAAATTTCTACCAAGGATGTCAAACGTGGAGATATAACTTCAATGCCTTATGGAATGGCTGTCTGGTCAACTGGTATTGGAACTCGTCCAGTAATTATGGAATTTATGAAGCACATTGGTCAG GGTAACAGACGAGTGTTAGCAACTGATGAGTGGCTGCGTGTTGAGGGACAGGATAACGTATATGCACTTGGTGACTGTGCAACAATCAACCAGCGGAAAGTCATG GAAGATATTGCTGCTATATTTCATAAAGCAGACAAGGATAACTCTGGAACACTAACCATCAAAGAATTTCAGGAAGTACTTAAAGACATATGTGAAAGATACCCGCAAGTAGAGCTTTActtgaaaagtaaaaaaatgagTACTCTGGCCGATCTCTTGAAAGAATCAAAAGGAGATGGTGTTAAAGAATCAGTTGAGGTGAATATTGAAGAATTTAAATCAGCTCTGTCCCAAGTGGATTCTGAGATGAAGAATCTCCCAGCAACAGCTCAG GTTGCATCTCAGCAAGGTGTCTACTTAGCTAAATGCTTTAATCGTATGGAGGAATGTGAAAAAAATCCAGAAGGTCCTCTTCGATTTAGAGGAGAAGGTCGCCATCGCTTTCACCCATTCAG GTATCGACATTTGGGACAGTTTGCACCCTTGGGAGGAGAGCAAACAGCAGCACAGCTTCCAGGAGATTGGGTTTCAATTGGTCACAGCACTCAGTGGCTCTGGTATTCTGTGTATGCTAG TAAACAAGTTAGTTGGCGTACAAGGGCACTGGTTGTCTCTGACTGGGTAAGGCGGTACATTTTTGGAAGAGACTCGAGCCAGATTTAA